A DNA window from Kitasatospora atroaurantiaca contains the following coding sequences:
- a CDS encoding cytochrome P450 has translation MPVPAVPAEAPGALPVVGHARQLLWQRLALLEELRRHGDVVAVRIGPVRLFVVNDPALAREMLGRRASEFGTSDQYRLMAQITGNGLLLSEGAFHRRQRRLILPAFNHAKVRGYADTMSRLAESWADGLSEGRRLSADEEFAALATEIVVRCLFSQGIDRRSTAEVVDGLPHLMRWVGSRGLDPTGLLARLPTPVNRRFRASIRTLNGIVRGAVAERRSSSGGGEEDLLSVLLQTRDAETGEPMADRQIHDEVMTLLTAGTETVSRTLAWTVHLLARHPEVRRRLHGEVDEVLAGRAASFEDLPRLPYTRQVLTETLRLYPSGYLLSRAAVADTVLGGHLLPAGSTVMFSPYAVHRDPALFAEPGRFDPGRWSPERADDVTPEAYLPFGLGPHGCIGEGFAWTEMTIVLATLAARWELCPASAKAVRPVPTFSLSCGRMLMTTRRRSPLSAVVQRTTSAPIRPAAPTN, from the coding sequence ATGCCCGTACCGGCAGTTCCCGCCGAGGCCCCCGGGGCCCTGCCCGTCGTCGGCCACGCCCGCCAACTCCTGTGGCAGCGGCTGGCCCTCCTGGAGGAGCTGCGCAGGCACGGCGACGTCGTCGCCGTCAGGATCGGGCCGGTCCGCCTGTTCGTGGTCAACGACCCTGCCCTGGCCCGCGAGATGCTCGGCCGCCGGGCCTCGGAGTTCGGGACCAGTGACCAGTACCGGTTGATGGCGCAGATCACCGGCAACGGGCTGCTGCTCTCGGAGGGAGCCTTCCACCGGCGCCAGCGCAGGCTCATCCTGCCCGCCTTCAACCACGCCAAGGTACGCGGCTACGCCGACACCATGAGCCGGCTGGCCGAGTCCTGGGCGGACGGTCTGAGCGAGGGCCGGAGGCTGTCCGCGGACGAGGAGTTCGCCGCGCTGGCGACCGAGATCGTGGTCCGCTGCCTGTTCTCGCAGGGGATCGACCGGCGCAGCACCGCCGAGGTCGTCGACGGCCTGCCTCACCTGATGAGGTGGGTGGGGAGCCGAGGACTCGACCCGACCGGACTGCTGGCCAGGCTGCCCACACCCGTCAACCGCCGGTTCAGGGCGAGCATCCGGACGCTCAACGGCATCGTCCGGGGTGCCGTCGCCGAACGCCGGAGCAGCAGCGGCGGGGGCGAGGAGGACCTGCTGTCGGTGCTGCTGCAGACCCGGGACGCCGAGACCGGCGAGCCGATGGCCGACCGGCAGATCCACGACGAGGTGATGACGCTGCTGACCGCCGGCACCGAGACCGTCTCCCGGACGCTGGCCTGGACCGTCCACCTGCTCGCCCGGCATCCGGAGGTCCGGCGCAGGCTGCACGGCGAGGTGGACGAGGTGCTGGCGGGACGGGCCGCGTCCTTCGAGGACCTGCCCCGGCTCCCCTACACGCGCCAGGTCCTCACCGAGACTCTCCGGCTCTACCCGTCGGGCTACCTCCTCTCGCGGGCCGCTGTCGCGGACACCGTCCTCGGCGGGCACCTGCTCCCGGCGGGGAGCACGGTGATGTTCTCGCCCTATGCGGTGCACCGCGATCCCGCGCTGTTCGCCGAGCCCGGGCGGTTCGACCCCGGGCGCTGGTCGCCGGAGCGGGCCGACGACGTCACCCCAGAGGCGTACCTCCCGTTCGGCCTCGGACCGCACGGCTGCATCGGGGAGGGCTTCGCCTGGACCGAGATGACCATCGTCCTGGCCACCCTCGCCGCGCGATGGGAGCTGTGCCCGGCCTCGGCGAAGGCGGTCAGGCCGGTCCCGACCTTCTCCCTCTCCTGCGGACGGATGCTGATGACCACGCGCAGGCGTTCCCCCCTGTCCGCGGTCGTGCAGCGGACCACCTCCGCCCCGATCCGCCCTGCGGCGCCCACCAACTGA
- a CDS encoding NUDIX domain-containing protein encodes MTEETVDYVDADDRPVTRGPRGLAARLGLYYRVSATVCTDRGGRVLVYRRPSRAAVFPGHYDVLVGGSVRAGETYAQAAARELAEELGIRPTLREIFRTRHASPAGPCWLTVHQAEAGEPLQTDPREIAWCSFLAPELALAGALQPFVPAGRQALDRLLGRPA; translated from the coding sequence ATGACCGAGGAGACGGTGGACTACGTCGACGCCGACGACCGTCCGGTCACCCGCGGCCCGCGCGGCCTGGCCGCCCGGCTGGGCCTGTACTACCGCGTGTCCGCGACCGTCTGCACCGACCGCGGCGGCCGGGTGCTGGTCTACCGCCGCCCCTCCCGGGCGGCCGTCTTCCCGGGCCACTACGACGTCCTGGTCGGCGGATCGGTACGGGCCGGTGAGACCTACGCCCAGGCCGCCGCCCGGGAGTTGGCGGAGGAGCTCGGCATCCGGCCCACACTGCGCGAGATATTCCGCACCCGCCACGCCTCGCCGGCCGGCCCCTGCTGGCTGACGGTCCATCAGGCCGAGGCGGGCGAGCCCTTGCAGACCGACCCTCGTGAGATCGCCTGGTGCTCCTTCCTGGCACCGGAGTTGGCCCTGGCCGGTGCCCTGCAGCCGTTCGTCCCCGCGGGCCGTCAGGCCCTGGACCGGCTGCTCGGCCGACCCGCCTAG
- a CDS encoding M1 family metallopeptidase: MAPRRSQGAYEPVSPKQVPAPGVDPYFPANGDARYRVHRYELALDYRPGPNRLGGTARLSAVAGAVPLPEFALDLAEFRIGRVLVDGRAAHYTHRAGKLRIRPAKALAAGAAFTVEVHYTGNPRPVRSQWGGLGWEELTDGALVASQPVGAPSWYPCNDRPGDKASYQISITTPSPYTVVVGGRLLTRTTRASSTTWVYEQPAPTSSYLVTVSIGHYETVRLIEPSPGPEPLRAVPQTAYLPARLLPEFSTDFGRQAQMMHFFEDVFGPYPFGEYAVVVADEELDVPVEAQGLATFGTNHLGGARGSERLVAHELAHQWFGNSLSIADWRHIWLNEGFAKYAEWLWSEHVGGRTAAEHAATAHALLAGLPQDLRLGDPGKKLMFDDRLYERGGLAMHALRRALGDTAFFRMVRDWAAIHRHGTVSTADFIAHAAHYATGPLDGLFDAWLHETSLPPLPVGT; the protein is encoded by the coding sequence ATGGCACCTCGTAGATCGCAGGGAGCGTACGAACCGGTGAGTCCCAAGCAGGTGCCGGCCCCCGGCGTCGACCCCTACTTCCCGGCCAACGGGGACGCCCGCTACCGGGTCCACCGGTACGAACTCGCGCTGGACTACCGGCCGGGGCCCAACCGGCTCGGCGGCACCGCCCGGCTGAGCGCGGTGGCCGGCGCCGTTCCGCTGCCCGAGTTCGCGCTGGACCTGGCCGAGTTCCGGATCGGCCGGGTGCTGGTGGACGGCCGGGCCGCGCACTACACCCACCGGGCCGGCAAACTGCGCATCCGCCCGGCCAAGGCGCTCGCCGCCGGAGCCGCCTTCACCGTCGAGGTGCACTACACCGGCAACCCCAGGCCGGTGCGCAGCCAGTGGGGCGGCCTGGGCTGGGAGGAGCTGACCGACGGCGCGCTGGTCGCCAGCCAGCCGGTCGGCGCGCCCTCCTGGTACCCGTGCAACGACCGGCCGGGCGACAAGGCCTCGTACCAGATCTCGATCACCACGCCGTCCCCCTACACCGTGGTCGTCGGCGGCCGGCTGCTCACCCGGACCACCCGGGCCAGCAGCACCACCTGGGTGTACGAGCAGCCGGCGCCCACCTCCAGCTACCTGGTGACGGTCTCGATCGGCCACTACGAGACCGTACGGCTCATCGAGCCGTCCCCGGGGCCCGAGCCGCTCCGCGCGGTGCCGCAGACCGCCTACCTGCCCGCCCGGCTGCTGCCGGAGTTCAGCACGGACTTCGGGCGGCAGGCCCAGATGATGCACTTCTTCGAGGACGTCTTCGGGCCGTACCCGTTCGGTGAGTACGCGGTCGTGGTCGCCGACGAGGAACTGGACGTCCCGGTCGAGGCCCAGGGCCTGGCCACCTTCGGCACCAACCACCTCGGCGGCGCGCGCGGTTCGGAGCGCCTGGTCGCCCACGAGCTGGCCCACCAGTGGTTCGGCAACAGCCTCTCGATCGCCGACTGGCGGCACATCTGGCTGAACGAGGGCTTCGCCAAGTACGCGGAGTGGCTGTGGTCCGAGCACGTGGGCGGTCGGACGGCGGCCGAGCACGCGGCCACCGCGCACGCCCTGCTGGCCGGGCTGCCGCAGGACCTGCGGCTGGGCGACCCGGGGAAGAAGCTGATGTTCGACGACCGGCTCTACGAGCGCGGCGGACTGGCGATGCACGCGCTGCGGCGTGCCCTCGGCGACACCGCCTTCTTCCGGATGGTCAGGGACTGGGCCGCGATACACCGGCACGGCACCGTCAGCACCGCCGACTTCATCGCGCACGCGGCGCACTACGCGACGGGGCCGCTCGACGGCCTCTTCGACGCCTGGCTGCACGAGACCTCGCTGCCCCCGCTGCCGGTCGGCACCTGA
- a CDS encoding cytochrome P450, which translates to MTIPPPTVPDAPGGLPVIGHGVRLLRDPVAWLERCRSTADILRLRLGRRPAYLLCRAPMVHEVLVTQSGSFDKTGPFFEQTRAVIGDSLFTASNALHPRQRRLMQPAFTRARIADAVPVMAAEAEAMRDAWQPGATVDMIGAITGYVHRVALRTLLPTLDPAEIGRLADATGCLLAGLFRRTALPLRAVHRLPLPANRRFDRALAQLQDACTRALAAARASPDPGTILDALLTAGDDGTHAPFSEEELCAQLLPLLVASADTTVATLCWLLQELSRAPDFQHRLHEEVDAALGGRTPAFEDLARLPFLRALTAETLRHHPPQWMLTRTSIREVRIGPHHFAADTDFYFSPHQIQHAPGDYPHPQRFDPDRWSERVPTARDLSYLPFSSGTRKCLGDHFALASIAVAASAVAARWTLVPASGTDARRVATTVQTPVALHLTVRERPHP; encoded by the coding sequence ATGACGATTCCGCCCCCGACCGTGCCCGACGCGCCCGGCGGGCTGCCCGTGATCGGTCACGGCGTCCGGCTTCTGCGCGACCCGGTGGCCTGGCTGGAGCGCTGCCGCTCGACCGCCGACATCCTGCGGCTGCGGTTGGGCAGACGGCCGGCCTACCTGCTCTGCCGGGCGCCGATGGTGCACGAGGTGCTGGTCACGCAGAGCGGCTCCTTCGACAAGACCGGGCCGTTCTTCGAGCAGACCCGGGCGGTCATCGGCGACAGCCTCTTCACGGCGTCCAACGCCCTGCATCCGCGTCAACGGCGGCTGATGCAGCCGGCGTTCACCCGCGCCCGGATCGCGGATGCCGTCCCGGTGATGGCCGCCGAGGCCGAGGCCATGCGGGACGCCTGGCAGCCCGGTGCCACCGTCGACATGATCGGGGCGATCACGGGCTACGTCCACCGGGTGGCGCTACGGACCCTGCTTCCGACGCTGGACCCCGCGGAGATCGGCCGACTGGCGGACGCCACCGGCTGCCTGCTCGCCGGGCTCTTCCGCCGTACCGCCCTTCCCCTGCGGGCGGTGCACCGGCTCCCGCTGCCGGCCAATCGCCGATTCGACCGGGCCCTGGCCCAGTTGCAGGACGCGTGCACCCGTGCGCTGGCCGCCGCCAGGGCCTCCCCCGACCCCGGGACCATCCTCGACGCCCTGCTGACGGCCGGCGACGACGGCACGCATGCGCCGTTCAGCGAGGAGGAGTTGTGCGCGCAGCTGTTGCCCCTGCTGGTGGCGAGCGCCGACACCACCGTCGCCACCCTGTGCTGGCTGCTCCAGGAACTGAGCCGCGCCCCTGACTTCCAGCACCGTCTGCACGAGGAGGTGGACGCCGCCCTGGGAGGCCGTACCCCCGCCTTCGAGGACCTCGCACGGCTGCCGTTCCTGCGCGCTCTCACTGCCGAGACCCTGCGGCACCACCCGCCGCAGTGGATGCTGACCCGGACCAGCATCCGGGAGGTGCGGATCGGCCCGCACCACTTCGCGGCCGACACCGACTTCTACTTCAGTCCGCATCAGATCCAGCACGCTCCGGGCGACTACCCCCACCCGCAGCGCTTCGACCCCGACCGCTGGTCCGAGCGGGTGCCCACCGCCCGCGACCTCAGCTATCTGCCCTTCAGCTCGGGTACGCGCAAGTGCCTCGGCGATCACTTCGCGCTCGCCTCGATCGCCGTGGCCGCCTCCGCCGTCGCGGCCCGATGGACCCTCGTGCCCGCGTCCGGCACCGACGCCCGACGCGTGGCCACCACCGTCCAGACCCCGGTCGCCCTCCATCTCACCGTCCGGGAAAGGCCGCACCCGTGA
- a CDS encoding prenyltransferase/squalene oxidase repeat-containing protein, which produces MITSALLPAPGRVTPPDTAALRCRDRLARRVAARVGPDGLLQAPCESRVLESALALRLLTAEQADPDTCERLTRYLKTTLDTGPPDAVQTALARAALGETVPGDTSAERALASIDHFTAARKRLMFQTLLAELGAADHPRCSPDAFDARGQQSWLHLEMTAVKVIAAHGSGNPGALTAQDWAALMPAVRPGPAWECNNLARLVGLLALRRNPAHRPAVRRTLPYVTAGLRPDGGLAFISGMDVFATATAGLALAGAGQRTPLLGLMAEAVGAQQNPDGGFGFHPGVSQSDVDDTSYGIEFLRATAPDRHRRTIASAEHYLLAQRNPDGGFPTFARGTRSEIAMTAAAVNALAPDPGHRSVVDEGVRFILRHQQPDGTFERSWSRNATNAVFRAVLACDAGRSGALAAERAAAKQRAGRHLAEVQNADGGWGHRPGDPSDPISTAYAVIALSRSPARGGALRRAVDHLVDCQRPDGGYLSRPDQAGPRPLLYDVPALADIFVLLGLAHATAAGSAPTRKG; this is translated from the coding sequence ATGATCACCTCTGCCCTGCTGCCCGCGCCCGGACGGGTCACTCCCCCGGACACCGCGGCCCTGCGCTGCCGCGACCGGCTGGCCCGTCGGGTGGCTGCCCGGGTGGGCCCCGACGGGCTGCTGCAGGCCCCGTGCGAGAGCCGCGTCCTGGAGTCCGCGCTCGCCCTGAGGCTGCTCACCGCCGAGCAGGCCGACCCCGACACCTGCGAACGCCTCACCCGCTACCTCAAGACCACCCTCGACACCGGCCCGCCGGACGCCGTCCAGACCGCTCTCGCCCGCGCCGCACTCGGCGAGACCGTCCCCGGCGACACCTCGGCCGAGCGCGCCCTGGCCTCGATCGACCACTTCACGGCCGCCCGTAAGCGCCTGATGTTCCAGACCCTGCTCGCCGAGCTCGGCGCCGCGGACCACCCCCGCTGCTCCCCGGACGCCTTCGACGCCCGCGGACAACAGAGCTGGCTGCACCTGGAGATGACCGCCGTGAAGGTCATCGCCGCCCACGGCAGCGGCAACCCGGGTGCCCTCACCGCGCAGGACTGGGCCGCCCTGATGCCCGCCGTCCGGCCGGGGCCCGCCTGGGAGTGCAACAACCTCGCCCGCCTGGTAGGGCTGCTCGCCCTGCGCCGCAACCCGGCCCACCGCCCCGCCGTCCGGCGGACCCTCCCGTACGTCACGGCCGGGCTGCGGCCCGACGGCGGGCTGGCCTTCATCAGCGGTATGGACGTCTTCGCCACCGCCACCGCCGGTCTGGCCCTCGCCGGAGCCGGGCAGCGCACTCCCCTGCTGGGCCTGATGGCCGAGGCCGTCGGCGCGCAGCAGAACCCCGACGGCGGCTTCGGCTTCCACCCGGGCGTGTCCCAGAGCGACGTGGACGACACCTCGTACGGCATCGAGTTCCTGCGCGCCACCGCCCCCGACCGCCACCGGAGGACCATCGCCTCGGCCGAGCACTACCTGCTCGCGCAGCGCAACCCCGACGGCGGCTTCCCCACCTTCGCGCGCGGCACCCGGTCCGAGATCGCGATGACCGCGGCCGCCGTCAACGCGCTGGCGCCCGACCCCGGCCACCGCTCGGTCGTCGACGAGGGGGTGCGCTTCATCCTCCGGCACCAGCAGCCGGACGGGACCTTCGAGCGCAGCTGGAGCCGTAACGCCACCAACGCGGTCTTCCGCGCCGTACTGGCCTGCGACGCCGGCCGATCCGGCGCGCTCGCCGCCGAGCGCGCTGCCGCGAAGCAGCGGGCCGGGCGCCACCTGGCGGAGGTTCAGAACGCCGACGGCGGCTGGGGCCACCGGCCGGGCGACCCCAGCGACCCGATCAGCACCGCCTACGCGGTGATCGCCCTCAGCCGCTCCCCCGCCCGCGGCGGCGCGCTGCGCCGGGCGGTCGACCACCTCGTCGACTGCCAGCGGCCCGATGGCGGTTACCTCAGCCGGCCCGACCAGGCGGGCCCGCGACCGCTGCTCTACGACGTCCCCGCACTCGCCGACATCTTCGTCCTGCTCGGCCTGGCCCACGCCACCGCAGCGGGATCCGCGCCGACCAGGAAGGGCTAG
- a CDS encoding Pls/PosA family non-ribosomal peptide synthetase, producing the protein MTYTHTPHDRAEADQATGPLALFPGRPAPAPRTLVDVLDASVRAHPHEPALDDGCTALSYRALAAEVEALRRRLAGAGIGLGDRVGVRVPSGTNDLYVCILAVLAAGAAYVPVDAEDPDERAELVFGEAAVAAVLGADRTLTVTDHRATARPAGRPSPDDDAWIIFTSGSTGKPKGVAVTHRNAAAFVDAEAALFLQDEPIGPGDRVMAGLSVAFDASCEEMWLAWRYGACLVPVPRSQVRSGADLGPWLAEQEITVVSTVPTLAALWPAEALNEVRLLIFGGEACPPELVQRLVTEGREVWNTYGPTEATVVACASLLTREGPVRIGLPLDGWELAVVDEAGDPVPMGGTGQLVIGGVGLARYLDPEKDAEKYAPLKSLGWERAYRSGDLVQAEPEGLLFLGRSDEQVKLGGRRIELGEVDAALQALPGVAGAAAAVRTARGGNQLLVGYLVTQEGWDHAAAVERLRAELPAALVPLLAPVEALPTRTSGKVDRNALPWPLPDLERSGPAEQLYGTEAWLAEQWSEILGVPVGSAQDDFFAIGGGSLAAARLTTLLRSRYPAAAVLDIYQQPTLRKLARHLERSAQGDGAARTVGLVPTRAKIVQLLLLLPLFTLVGLRWTVGLLALGNVLEWFGSYPWAPTASWWVVAAGGLLLFSPPGRLAIAAGGARLLLRGLRPGSYPRGGSMHLRLWTAERLAELSGATALSGAWLVRYGRALGARIGPEVDLHSLPPVTGMLRLGRGCAVEAEVDLSGYWLDGDRLEVGTVRVGSGAVVGTRSTLFPGARVGKRSQVAPGSSVTAQVPTGQRWAGAPAVKLGRAERSWPKQRPPRKARWDAAYGASALGLNLLPVAPALAALAVAAPFVHPGDGLGGALRGALVAVVPATLVFGLVYAALLAAAVRLLSLGLRPGCHPLHGRVGWQAWTVSQLMDLARERLFPLYAGLITPAWLRALGMKVGSRAEVSTVLALPSLTTVGDGAFLADDTLIAPYELGGGWLRLGEAEIGKRAFLGNSGMTAPGRAVPDRGLVGVLSATPKKAKKGSSYLGMPPVRLPRSADAGDHSLTYDPPARLLWARGLVELCRLVPVLASAALGVLTVAALARLAEAGSPVPAALLSGLVLLAAGVAACGVSVAAKWLLVGRFRAVEHPLWSGFVWRNELADTFVEVLAVPWLIGAVPGTPVLNLWLRSLGASIGRGVWCESYWLPEADLVTLEDGVTVNRGCVVQTHLFHDRIMRMDTVILREGATLGPGGIVLPGSTVGARSTLGPASLVMRAESVPADTRWLGNPIEAWQA; encoded by the coding sequence ATGACGTACACGCACACACCGCACGACCGGGCCGAGGCCGACCAGGCCACCGGCCCGCTCGCCCTGTTTCCCGGACGCCCGGCGCCCGCGCCGCGCACGCTCGTCGACGTGCTGGACGCCAGCGTCCGCGCCCACCCGCACGAGCCGGCCCTGGACGACGGCTGCACCGCGCTCAGCTACCGGGCGCTGGCCGCCGAGGTCGAGGCGCTGCGCCGCCGCCTGGCGGGGGCCGGGATCGGGCTGGGCGACCGCGTCGGCGTACGGGTGCCCTCGGGCACCAACGACCTCTACGTCTGCATCCTCGCCGTGCTCGCCGCCGGCGCCGCCTACGTCCCGGTCGACGCGGAGGACCCGGACGAGCGCGCGGAGCTCGTCTTCGGCGAGGCCGCGGTGGCCGCGGTCCTCGGTGCCGACCGCACCCTCACCGTCACGGACCACCGGGCCACCGCCCGCCCGGCAGGCCGGCCGAGCCCCGACGACGACGCGTGGATCATCTTCACCTCCGGCTCCACCGGCAAGCCCAAGGGCGTCGCCGTCACCCACCGCAACGCCGCCGCCTTCGTCGATGCCGAGGCCGCGCTCTTCCTCCAGGACGAGCCGATCGGCCCCGGCGACCGCGTGATGGCCGGGCTCTCGGTCGCCTTCGACGCCTCCTGCGAGGAGATGTGGCTGGCCTGGCGCTACGGCGCCTGCCTGGTGCCCGTACCGCGCTCCCAGGTCCGCAGCGGCGCAGACCTCGGCCCGTGGCTCGCCGAGCAGGAGATCACCGTGGTCTCCACGGTGCCCACCCTTGCCGCGCTCTGGCCCGCCGAGGCGCTGAACGAGGTGCGGCTGCTGATCTTCGGCGGCGAAGCCTGCCCGCCCGAGCTGGTCCAGCGCCTGGTCACCGAGGGCCGCGAGGTGTGGAACACCTACGGGCCCACCGAGGCCACCGTCGTCGCCTGCGCCTCGCTGCTGACCCGCGAAGGCCCGGTCAGGATCGGCCTGCCCCTGGACGGCTGGGAGCTGGCCGTGGTGGACGAGGCCGGCGACCCGGTCCCGATGGGCGGCACCGGGCAGCTCGTCATCGGCGGCGTCGGGCTCGCCCGCTACCTCGACCCCGAGAAGGACGCCGAGAAGTACGCCCCGCTGAAGTCGCTCGGCTGGGAGCGCGCCTACCGCAGCGGCGACCTCGTCCAGGCCGAGCCCGAAGGGCTGCTCTTCCTCGGCCGCAGCGACGAGCAGGTCAAGCTCGGCGGCCGGCGGATCGAACTCGGCGAGGTGGACGCCGCCCTGCAGGCCCTCCCGGGCGTGGCGGGAGCCGCCGCGGCCGTCCGGACGGCCAGGGGCGGCAACCAGCTGCTGGTCGGCTACCTGGTCACCCAGGAAGGCTGGGACCACGCCGCCGCCGTCGAGCGGCTGCGCGCCGAACTGCCCGCCGCCCTGGTGCCGCTGCTCGCCCCCGTCGAGGCCCTGCCCACCCGTACGTCCGGCAAGGTGGACCGCAACGCGCTGCCGTGGCCCCTGCCCGACCTGGAGCGGTCCGGCCCCGCCGAGCAGCTCTACGGCACCGAGGCCTGGCTGGCCGAACAGTGGAGCGAGATCCTCGGCGTGCCGGTCGGCAGCGCCCAGGACGACTTCTTCGCGATCGGCGGCGGCAGCCTCGCCGCCGCCCGGCTCACCACGCTGCTGCGCAGCCGCTACCCGGCGGCCGCCGTCCTCGACATCTACCAGCAGCCCACCCTGCGCAAGCTGGCCCGCCACCTCGAGCGCTCCGCGCAGGGCGACGGTGCGGCCCGCACCGTGGGGCTGGTTCCGACCCGGGCCAAGATCGTCCAGCTGCTCCTGCTGCTGCCGCTCTTCACCCTGGTCGGACTGCGCTGGACGGTGGGGCTGCTGGCCCTGGGCAACGTCCTGGAGTGGTTCGGCAGCTACCCCTGGGCGCCGACCGCGTCCTGGTGGGTGGTCGCGGCCGGCGGCCTGCTGCTCTTCAGCCCGCCCGGCCGCCTGGCGATCGCGGCCGGTGGTGCCCGGCTGCTGCTCCGGGGACTCCGGCCGGGCAGCTACCCGCGCGGCGGCAGCATGCACCTGCGGCTGTGGACCGCCGAGCGGCTCGCCGAGCTGAGCGGGGCGACCGCCCTGTCCGGCGCCTGGCTGGTCCGCTACGGCCGCGCACTGGGGGCCAGGATCGGGCCCGAGGTCGACCTGCACTCGCTGCCGCCGGTCACCGGCATGCTCCGGCTCGGCCGGGGCTGCGCGGTCGAGGCCGAGGTGGACCTGTCCGGGTACTGGCTGGACGGGGACCGGCTGGAGGTCGGCACCGTGCGAGTCGGCTCCGGCGCGGTGGTCGGCACCCGCAGCACGCTCTTCCCCGGCGCCCGCGTCGGCAAGCGCTCCCAGGTCGCGCCGGGCTCCAGCGTCACCGCCCAGGTGCCGACCGGCCAGCGCTGGGCCGGTGCGCCCGCCGTGAAGCTGGGCCGGGCCGAGCGGAGCTGGCCCAAGCAGCGCCCGCCGCGCAAGGCCCGGTGGGACGCCGCGTACGGGGCAAGCGCTCTCGGGTTGAACCTGCTGCCCGTGGCCCCCGCACTCGCGGCGCTCGCGGTCGCCGCCCCGTTCGTCCACCCCGGTGACGGCCTCGGCGGCGCCCTGCGGGGCGCGCTCGTTGCGGTGGTGCCCGCCACCCTGGTCTTCGGCCTGGTCTACGCCGCGCTGCTGGCCGCCGCCGTCCGGCTGCTCAGCCTCGGCCTGCGCCCCGGCTGCCACCCGCTGCACGGCCGGGTCGGCTGGCAGGCCTGGACGGTCAGCCAGCTGATGGACCTGGCCCGCGAGCGGCTCTTCCCGCTCTATGCCGGCCTGATCACCCCGGCCTGGCTGCGGGCGCTCGGCATGAAGGTCGGCAGCCGGGCCGAGGTCTCCACCGTGCTGGCCCTGCCCAGCCTGACCACCGTCGGTGACGGGGCCTTCCTGGCCGACGACACGCTGATCGCCCCGTACGAACTGGGCGGCGGCTGGCTGCGTCTCGGCGAGGCAGAGATCGGCAAGCGGGCCTTCCTCGGGAACTCCGGGATGACCGCGCCCGGGCGCGCCGTCCCCGACCGGGGCCTGGTCGGCGTCCTGTCCGCCACGCCGAAGAAGGCCAAGAAGGGCAGCTCCTACCTGGGCATGCCGCCGGTGCGCCTGCCGCGCTCGGCAGACGCCGGCGACCACAGCCTGACCTACGACCCGCCGGCCCGGCTGCTCTGGGCACGCGGCCTGGTCGAGCTGTGCCGACTGGTGCCGGTGCTGGCCTCCGCCGCGCTGGGCGTGCTGACCGTGGCCGCGCTGGCCCGGCTGGCCGAAGCGGGCTCCCCGGTCCCGGCGGCGCTGCTCTCCGGTCTCGTGCTGCTCGCGGCCGGGGTGGCCGCCTGCGGGGTGTCCGTCGCCGCCAAGTGGCTGCTGGTCGGCCGGTTCCGGGCGGTCGAGCACCCGCTCTGGAGCGGCTTCGTGTGGCGCAACGAGCTCGCCGACACCTTCGTCGAGGTGCTGGCGGTGCCCTGGCTGATCGGCGCGGTGCCCGGTACGCCGGTTCTCAACCTCTGGCTGCGCAGCCTGGGCGCGAGCATCGGCCGGGGCGTCTGGTGCGAGAGCTACTGGCTGCCGGAGGCCGACCTGGTCACCCTGGAGGACGGCGTGACCGTCAACCGGGGCTGCGTGGTGCAGACCCACCTCTTCCACGACCGGATCATGCGGATGGATACTGTGATCCTTCGCGAGGGCGCCACACTGGGCCCTGGCGGGATCGTGCTGCCGGGCAGCACCGTCGGGGCCCGCAGCACGCTCGGGCCGGCCTCGCTGGTGATGCGCGCGGAGTCCGTGCCGGCCGACACCCGCTGGCTGGGCAACCCGATCGAGGCCTGGCAGGCCTAG